One region of Collinsella aerofaciens ATCC 25986 genomic DNA includes:
- a CDS encoding double zinc ribbon domain-containing protein, whose translation MSKYISELMSPQLMGVIYAFVGFIIALYVLSVVYVFIDARRRGASAYVAWGIIALIPFVGLIAYLVLRPHSYAADREEQELDMALRERQLAQYGTCPQCGAPIEKDFVVCPVCDTQVRNVCPSCHRPLDAHWKVCPYCRTRIQ comes from the coding sequence ATGTCCAAGTACATCTCCGAGCTCATGTCGCCGCAGCTTATGGGCGTCATCTATGCCTTCGTTGGCTTTATCATCGCCCTGTATGTGCTGTCGGTCGTCTATGTGTTTATCGACGCTCGCCGCCGCGGCGCCAGCGCCTACGTGGCATGGGGCATCATCGCCCTCATCCCGTTTGTGGGCCTCATCGCCTACCTGGTCCTGCGTCCGCACTCCTACGCGGCCGACCGCGAGGAGCAGGAGCTGGACATGGCCCTGCGCGAGCGCCAACTTGCCCAGTACGGCACCTGCCCGCAGTGCGGCGCGCCCATCGAGAAGGACTTTGTCGTCTGCCCCGTGTGCGACACCCAGGTTCGCAACGTGTGCCCCAGCTGCCATCGCCCGCTCGATGCGCACTGGAAGGTTTGCCCCTACTGCCGAACTCGCATCCAGTAA
- the thrS gene encoding threonine--tRNA ligase: MKALYNDGSVAELPQDEVTHVIRHSAAHIMAQAIKRLYPQADFAYGPATDNGFYYDVDLPEGVKISEDDFPAIEAEMKKIVKENLKFSVYEKPRAEAIALMEERGEKYKVEHIGDLDDDARITFYQQGDYIDMCVGPHICYTKALKAFKLTGVSGAYWKGDKDNKMLTRINGVAFATKEELDEHMHMLEEAKKRDHRKIGREMDLFMMRDEAPGFPFFLPNGMILKNTLLDYWREIHHKAGYVEISTPLIMNKQLWKTSGHWDHYKDNMYSTVIDDEEYCIKPMNCPGGVLVYASKPHSYRELPIRAGEIGLVHRHELRGALHGLFRVRCFNQDDAHLFVRPDQLTDEIVGVVNLIDSVYQKFGFKYHVELSTRPEDSMGSDEDWARAEEGLRTALEQLHMDYEVNEGDGAFYGPKIDFHLEDSLGRTWQCGTVQLDFQMPLNFDLEYVDADGTKKRPIMLHRVCFGSIERFIGILIEHFAGKFPTWLAPVQVKALPVSEKSRDYAHEVCAKLEEAGIRVVCDDRDEKIGYKIREARSIDRVPYMLILGEKEVEAGNISVRDRSNETVQMSVDEFVAKVLEEIKTRA; the protein is encoded by the coding sequence ATGAAGGCACTCTACAATGACGGTTCGGTGGCCGAGCTCCCGCAGGACGAGGTCACGCACGTCATCCGTCACTCTGCCGCGCACATCATGGCGCAGGCCATCAAGCGCCTGTACCCCCAGGCCGACTTTGCCTACGGCCCCGCGACCGACAACGGCTTCTACTACGACGTCGACCTGCCCGAGGGCGTTAAGATCAGCGAGGACGACTTCCCCGCGATCGAGGCCGAGATGAAGAAGATCGTTAAGGAGAACCTCAAGTTCTCCGTGTATGAGAAGCCTCGCGCCGAGGCCATCGCCCTTATGGAGGAGCGCGGCGAGAAGTACAAGGTCGAGCACATCGGCGACCTGGACGACGACGCCCGCATCACCTTCTATCAGCAGGGCGACTACATCGACATGTGCGTCGGCCCCCACATCTGCTACACCAAGGCCCTCAAGGCCTTTAAGCTCACCGGCGTTTCGGGCGCCTACTGGAAGGGCGACAAGGACAACAAGATGCTCACCCGCATCAACGGCGTCGCCTTTGCCACCAAGGAAGAGCTCGACGAGCACATGCACATGCTGGAGGAGGCCAAGAAGCGCGACCACCGCAAGATCGGCCGCGAGATGGACCTCTTTATGATGCGCGACGAGGCCCCCGGCTTCCCGTTCTTCCTGCCCAACGGCATGATTCTTAAGAACACGCTGCTGGACTACTGGCGCGAGATTCACCACAAGGCCGGCTACGTGGAGATTTCCACGCCGCTTATCATGAACAAGCAGCTGTGGAAGACCTCGGGCCACTGGGACCACTACAAGGACAACATGTACTCCACCGTCATCGACGACGAAGAGTACTGCATTAAGCCCATGAACTGCCCGGGCGGCGTGCTGGTGTACGCCTCCAAGCCGCACTCCTACCGCGAGCTGCCCATTCGCGCCGGCGAGATTGGCCTGGTGCACCGCCACGAGCTGCGCGGTGCCCTGCACGGCCTGTTCCGCGTGCGCTGCTTTAACCAGGACGACGCCCACCTGTTTGTGCGTCCCGACCAGCTGACCGACGAGATCGTGGGCGTGGTCAACCTCATCGACTCCGTGTACCAAAAGTTTGGCTTTAAGTACCACGTTGAGCTTTCTACCCGTCCCGAGGACTCCATGGGTTCGGACGAGGACTGGGCTCGTGCCGAGGAGGGCCTGCGCACCGCTCTGGAGCAGCTGCACATGGACTACGAGGTCAACGAGGGCGACGGCGCCTTCTACGGCCCCAAGATCGACTTCCACCTGGAGGACTCGCTCGGTCGTACCTGGCAGTGCGGCACCGTCCAGCTCGACTTCCAGATGCCGCTCAACTTTGATCTGGAGTACGTGGACGCCGACGGCACCAAGAAGCGCCCCATCATGCTGCATCGCGTGTGCTTTGGCTCCATCGAGCGTTTCATCGGTATTCTGATTGAGCACTTTGCGGGCAAGTTCCCCACCTGGCTGGCTCCCGTGCAGGTCAAGGCGCTTCCCGTCTCCGAGAAGAGTCGCGACTACGCTCACGAGGTGTGCGCCAAGCTGGAGGAGGCCGGCATCCGCGTGGTCTGCGACGATCGCGACGAGAAGATCGGCTACAAGATCCGCGAGGCCCGCAGCATCGATCGCGTGCCCTACATGCTCATCCTGGGCGAGAAGGAGGTCGAGGCCGGCAACATCTCCGTCCGCGACCGCTCTAACGAGACCGTTCAGATGAGCGTTGACGAGTTTGTGGCCAAGGTGCTCGAGGAGATCAAGACTCGCGCCTAA
- a CDS encoding sugar transferase, which produces MPAGAALIAQAMDRREGAGRYKAMQSIMEWDRSRLAYRAVKRTFDIVFSGAVLAVIAIPSLVLAAAIRIESEGNPFYSQIRVGQTRPDGSLTTFRMWKFRSMYKDADERLAELKDQNEIAGAMFKMKEDPRVTRIGRFIRKHSIDEFPQFLNVFLGQMSVVGPRPPLPNEVAQYTEYDLQRLAVKPGITGWWQVTERNLTGLDGMVRRDLEYIAKRGPITDLKIVVLTVIEVFTGKGAC; this is translated from the coding sequence GTGCCTGCGGGGGCGGCGCTTATCGCTCAGGCCATGGACCGGCGCGAAGGCGCCGGCCGCTACAAGGCCATGCAATCCATCATGGAATGGGACCGCTCGCGACTGGCCTATAGGGCCGTGAAGCGCACGTTCGACATCGTTTTCAGCGGTGCCGTGCTGGCCGTCATCGCCATCCCCAGCCTGGTTTTAGCAGCGGCCATCCGCATCGAGAGCGAGGGCAACCCCTTCTACAGCCAGATCCGCGTGGGCCAGACCCGCCCCGACGGCAGCCTGACCACCTTCCGCATGTGGAAGTTCCGCAGCATGTACAAGGACGCCGACGAGCGCCTCGCCGAGCTCAAGGATCAGAACGAGATCGCCGGCGCCATGTTCAAGATGAAGGAGGATCCCCGCGTCACCAGGATCGGCAGGTTCATCCGCAAGCATTCCATCGACGAGTTCCCGCAGTTCCTGAACGTGTTCCTGGGGCAGATGTCCGTGGTTGGGCCCAGGCCGCCGCTGCCGAATGAGGTGGCACAGTACACCGAGTACGACCTGCAGCGTCTGGCCGTGAAGCCCGGGATCACCGGCTGGTGGCAGGTCACGGAGCGCAACTTGACCGGGCTCGACGGCATGGTCCGCCGGGACCTGGAGTACATCGCCAAGCGCGGCCCCATAACGGACCTCAAGATCGTCGTCCTCACGGTGATCGAGGTCTTCACCGGCAAGGGTGCGTGCTAG